From the Spiroplasma alleghenense genome, one window contains:
- the prmC gene encoding peptide chain release factor N(5)-glutamine methyltransferase translates to MLISEFAKNKDIDFKNKDEIKAFNQIASRILNFQAKDLITKWDYELSKKEVTNFSKYWHRFLQGMPLAYITNTSYFYNSDIYVDKRVLIPRLETELLVEEAINFSKIHFSKEIPILADICSGSGAIGVSFLTEIENAFVFASDISKKALKVAKKNYERFDKESYSINHGDFLKPLIKSQIKANIIIINPPYISRNDVNISESTIKFEPHLALFCEDEGMFFYNQFFKLWKQVVNLEKPFMIALEFGFNQKEKIETLAKKHLKDFKWEIKKDYFKNWRYLIIS, encoded by the coding sequence ATGTTAATCAGTGAATTTGCAAAAAATAAGGACATTGATTTTAAAAATAAAGATGAAATCAAAGCTTTTAATCAGATTGCCTCTCGAATATTAAATTTTCAAGCAAAAGATTTAATAACAAAATGAGATTATGAACTTTCAAAAAAAGAAGTTACTAATTTTTCAAAATACTGACATCGTTTTCTTCAAGGAATGCCGCTAGCTTATATAACAAATACTAGTTATTTTTACAATAGTGATATTTATGTAGATAAAAGAGTCTTGATTCCGAGATTGGAGACCGAACTTTTAGTAGAGGAAGCCATTAATTTCAGCAAAATCCATTTCAGCAAAGAAATTCCAATTTTGGCAGACATTTGCAGCGGCAGTGGAGCAATTGGTGTGAGTTTTTTGACCGAAATCGAAAATGCTTTTGTTTTTGCAAGTGATATATCAAAAAAAGCGCTGAAAGTAGCTAAAAAGAACTATGAAAGATTTGATAAAGAATCGTATTCAATTAATCATGGTGATTTTTTAAAACCCCTTATTAAATCTCAAATTAAAGCCAATATAATAATAATTAATCCCCCATATATTAGTAGAAATGATGTAAATATCAGCGAATCAACAATTAAATTCGAACCTCATCTTGCATTATTTTGCGAAGATGAAGGCATGTTTTTTTATAATCAATTTTTTAAATTATGAAAACAGGTAGTTAATTTGGAGAAGCCATTTATGATTGCTTTAGAATTCGGTTTTAATCAGAAGGAAAAAATTGAAACTTTGGCTAAAAAACACTTGAAAGATTTTAAATGAGAAATAAAAAAAGACTATTTTAAAAACTGGAGATATTTAATAATTAGTTAG
- the prfA gene encoding peptide chain release factor 1, which yields MNSKTLEALQVMQKRMQQIDADLQNEDILRDIKKITELNKERSNLEEPVELLKKFEANINNIKEAREVLENEKDPELREMAKAILEEEEVKTPGIESEIDLILMPKDPNDDKNVIVEIRGAAGGDEANIFAGDLFKMYTKYCEKNNWKIDLLDTSPSEAGGFSQISFMVKGNKVFSKLKFESGSHRVQRVPKTESKGRIQTSTATVVVLPEVSDIEVEIKPSDLRIDTYRSGGAGGQHVNTTDSAVRITHIPTGVVASSQDGRSQHDNKDIAMTMLRARIYEAELEKQNSETAGMRKSAVGTGARSEKIRTYNYAQNRVTDHRINLTLQKLDQVMEGAIEEFISELINNEQKEKVAQHLQ from the coding sequence ATGAATAGTAAGACACTAGAAGCATTACAAGTAATGCAGAAACGAATGCAGCAAATTGATGCTGATTTACAAAATGAAGATATCCTAAGAGATATTAAAAAAATTACAGAACTTAACAAAGAACGTTCAAACCTCGAGGAACCTGTAGAATTATTAAAAAAATTCGAAGCAAATATTAACAACATTAAAGAGGCTCGCGAAGTTTTAGAAAATGAAAAAGATCCTGAATTAAGAGAAATGGCAAAAGCTATTTTAGAAGAAGAAGAGGTAAAAACTCCTGGAATAGAATCGGAAATTGATTTAATTTTAATGCCAAAAGATCCAAATGATGATAAAAATGTAATTGTAGAAATCCGTGGAGCTGCTGGTGGAGATGAAGCCAACATATTTGCCGGGGATTTATTCAAAATGTACACAAAGTACTGCGAAAAAAATAATTGAAAAATTGACTTGCTTGACACTTCTCCATCAGAAGCGGGAGGATTCTCTCAAATTTCTTTCATGGTTAAAGGTAACAAAGTATTTTCAAAATTAAAATTTGAATCAGGAAGCCATAGAGTTCAAAGGGTACCGAAAACTGAATCAAAGGGAAGAATTCAAACTTCTACTGCAACGGTTGTTGTCTTGCCCGAGGTAAGTGATATTGAGGTTGAAATTAAACCATCAGATCTTAGAATTGATACTTATCGTTCTGGGGGAGCTGGAGGGCAACACGTTAATACAACTGATTCAGCTGTAAGAATTACTCATATACCAACAGGGGTTGTTGCATCTTCTCAAGACGGAAGAAGTCAACACGACAATAAAGACATTGCAATGACAATGCTACGTGCAAGAATTTATGAAGCAGAATTAGAAAAACAAAATTCTGAAACTGCTGGAATGCGTAAAAGTGCAGTTGGTACTGGGGCTCGTAGTGAAAAAATTAGAACTTATAACTATGCCCAAAATCGAGTAACCGACCACCGAATTAATTTAACTCTTCAAAAATTGGATCAAGTTATGGAAGGCGCGATTGAAGAATTTATTTCAGAATTAATAAACAATGAGCAAAAAGAGAAAGTGGCTCAACACCTCCAATAG
- the fba gene encoding class II fructose-1,6-bisphosphate aldolase, with product MSKIYHKRLVNADAMVKAAHKNKYAIGHFNINNLEWTKAILSAAQETKTPTIIATSEGAMKYMGGPATVVGLVNGLLDELNITVPVALHLDHGQSVEMAKKCILAGYSSVMFDGSHFPYAENLAKTKEVIDFAKKYEVSVEAEIGSIGGEEDGVVGNGELGDPTEAGEMAKTGISMLAAGIGNIHGKYPEWWTSLSFETLEKLQSAAKMPMVLHGGSGIPQDQVKKAISLGISKINVNTELQLAFRDATRKYIEEKKDLDDAGKGFDPRKLLAPGYKALVDTFKELTGWFGSQGKA from the coding sequence ATGTCAAAAATTTATCACAAACGTCTAGTAAATGCAGACGCAATGGTTAAAGCAGCTCACAAAAACAAATATGCAATTGGGCACTTTAACATCAACAACTTAGAATGAACAAAAGCAATTCTAAGTGCAGCTCAGGAAACAAAAACTCCTACTATTATTGCAACTTCAGAAGGTGCAATGAAATATATGGGAGGTCCAGCAACTGTTGTTGGGTTAGTAAATGGTTTATTAGATGAACTAAATATTACTGTACCAGTAGCTTTACACTTAGATCATGGACAATCAGTTGAAATGGCTAAAAAATGTATTTTAGCTGGTTATTCATCAGTAATGTTTGATGGAAGTCACTTCCCATATGCTGAAAACTTAGCAAAAACAAAAGAAGTAATTGATTTTGCTAAAAAATACGAAGTATCAGTTGAAGCTGAAATTGGTTCAATTGGTGGAGAAGAGGATGGAGTTGTTGGAAACGGTGAACTTGGAGATCCAACTGAAGCTGGAGAAATGGCTAAAACAGGTATTTCAATGCTTGCTGCTGGAATCGGAAACATTCACGGAAAATACCCAGAATGATGAACTTCACTATCTTTTGAAACTTTAGAAAAATTGCAAAGCGCCGCTAAAATGCCAATGGTATTACACGGTGGAAGCGGAATTCCTCAAGACCAAGTTAAAAAAGCAATTTCACTTGGAATTTCAAAAATTAATGTAAATACAGAATTACAATTAGCATTTAGAGATGCAACAAGAAAATACATCGAAGAGAAAAAAGATTTAGATGACGCTGGAAAAGGATTTGATCCACGTAAATTACTTGCCCCAGGTTACAAAGCATTAGTTGATACTTTTAAAGAATTAACCGGATGATTTGGAAGCCAAGGAAAAGCTTAA
- a CDS encoding DHH family phosphoesterase codes for MRENYKILEEKIKKFRTIIIAKHVHPDFDAIGSAFGLKSIIEDNFESKEVFVVGSTIDGGLYENPKLNDQLISESLLITCDTANRERIDFDSFDSVKEVFKIDHHVDGDDFASNELIDKTAIACCQMITIWANSLDLIISPIAANHLFKGIITDSNRFMYENTNAQTFEAAGILINAGAKFTEIYDSLYIRNWKVQKWINYCFAKAELKNDIAYIKVLRKEYIDLGLSLEEVKSCLGSICGIQEVKISILAIEVENDIKLSLRSSIFSVNQIAKKFNGGGHRLAAACKIKSWEEFEEVLQEAQKIIKSEEKNVK; via the coding sequence ATGAGAGAAAATTATAAGATTTTAGAAGAGAAAATAAAAAAATTTAGAACCATAATTATTGCAAAACACGTTCATCCAGATTTTGATGCAATCGGAAGTGCCTTTGGTTTAAAATCAATTATAGAAGATAACTTCGAATCAAAAGAAGTATTTGTAGTTGGTTCAACAATTGATGGTGGTCTTTATGAAAATCCAAAATTGAATGACCAATTAATCAGCGAATCACTACTGATAACTTGTGATACCGCTAATCGAGAAAGAATTGATTTTGATTCATTTGATAGTGTAAAAGAAGTATTTAAAATCGATCATCATGTTGATGGTGATGATTTTGCCAGCAACGAATTAATTGATAAAACAGCAATTGCTTGTTGCCAAATGATTACAATTTGAGCTAATTCGTTAGATTTAATTATTTCCCCAATTGCTGCAAATCACTTATTTAAAGGAATAATAACTGATTCAAATAGATTTATGTATGAAAATACGAACGCTCAAACTTTTGAAGCTGCAGGTATTTTGATTAATGCCGGGGCAAAATTTACAGAAATTTACGATAGTCTTTATATTAGAAATTGAAAAGTTCAAAAGTGAATAAATTATTGCTTTGCAAAAGCAGAGTTAAAAAATGATATTGCTTATATCAAAGTTTTAAGAAAAGAATATATTGATTTGGGTCTTTCCTTGGAGGAAGTTAAATCTTGCTTAGGGAGTATTTGTGGTATCCAAGAAGTTAAGATTTCTATTTTAGCAATTGAAGTTGAAAATGATATCAAACTTTCTCTTAGAAGTTCAATTTTTTCGGTTAACCAGATAGCAAAAAAATTTAATGGTGGAGGTCACCGTTTGGCAGCAGCATGTAAAATAAAATCTTGAGAAGAATTTGAAGAGGTTCTTCAAGAAGCACAAAAAATTATTAAAAGTGAGGAAAAAAATGTTAAATAA
- a CDS encoding thymidine kinase, which translates to MLNKNLQKKVGWIELITGCMFAGKTEEFIRRLRRHSYAKRNVIAFKPIMDDRYSVDKISSHSGTQLESYPVKNSLEIIKKINELDKTKKIDVIGIDEIQFFDEGVVNLVQEFADKGIIVIVNGLDKDFKCEPFKNVDQLLVQAEFVDKLLAICHSCGSNANRTQRIVNGKPAAANEPIILVSGEEQYEARCRHCYIRPK; encoded by the coding sequence ATGTTAAATAAAAATTTACAAAAAAAAGTCGGATGAATTGAATTAATAACTGGATGTATGTTTGCGGGTAAAACCGAAGAGTTCATTCGTCGTTTACGCCGTCATAGTTATGCTAAAAGAAATGTTATAGCTTTTAAACCAATTATGGATGATCGATATTCAGTTGATAAAATTTCGTCTCACTCCGGAACCCAATTGGAGTCATACCCTGTTAAGAATAGTTTGGAAATTATCAAGAAAATAAATGAGCTAGATAAGACTAAAAAAATTGATGTAATTGGAATTGATGAAATTCAATTTTTTGACGAAGGTGTAGTTAATTTAGTGCAAGAATTTGCAGACAAGGGTATAATAGTTATTGTTAATGGATTGGATAAAGATTTTAAGTGCGAACCATTTAAAAATGTAGATCAATTACTGGTTCAAGCGGAGTTTGTTGATAAATTATTAGCTATATGCCACAGTTGTGGTTCGAATGCAAATAGAACTCAAAGAATAGTTAATGGTAAACCAGCGGCAGCGAATGAACCTATTATTTTAGTTTCAGGTGAGGAACAATATGAAGCTCGTTGTCGTCACTGTTACATTAGACCAAAATAA
- the rpmE gene encoding 50S ribosomal protein L31, whose product MPRKDIHPKYFDAKFICTTCSNEFVGGSTKGEEIRLDTCSNCHPFYTGNQQYSNAAGRIERFNTKFVKKEETAKKIAMDSEAQKAQNAKTKKATKPEA is encoded by the coding sequence ATGCCAAGAAAAGATATTCATCCAAAGTATTTTGATGCAAAATTTATTTGTACAACTTGTAGTAACGAATTTGTTGGAGGTTCAACAAAAGGGGAAGAAATCAGATTAGATACTTGTTCTAACTGTCACCCTTTCTATACTGGAAACCAACAATACAGTAATGCTGCTGGACGTATTGAAAGATTTAACACAAAATTTGTGAAAAAAGAAGAAACTGCTAAAAAAATTGCAATGGATTCTGAAGCTCAAAAAGCACAAAATGCTAAAACAAAAAAAGCTACAAAACCAGAAGCTTAA
- a CDS encoding L-threonylcarbamoyladenylate synthase — MKKSDIKLAINLLKENQVVIIPTDTIYGISALASEENRVKINKIKKSDLSKPLITLVSSIKQIPESVKISQELINILKSKEPTTVIIPLTNSKNTLAVRLVKKKYLKKIIKKVGPIFSTSANFSKNDYVEDKEIFESLGIKIEKVFYSKKLNNRPSTIINFIDKSKKR; from the coding sequence ATGAAAAAATCGGATATAAAGTTAGCAATTAATCTTTTGAAAGAAAATCAGGTAGTAATCATACCTACAGACACAATTTATGGTATTTCGGCTTTAGCAAGTGAAGAAAACCGAGTTAAAATAAATAAAATTAAAAAAAGCGACCTTAGCAAGCCTTTAATTACTTTAGTTAGTAGCATTAAACAAATTCCAGAGAGCGTAAAAATATCTCAGGAGCTAATTAATATTTTAAAATCAAAAGAACCCACAACTGTTATTATCCCTTTAACGAACTCTAAAAATACCTTAGCTGTAAGGCTGGTTAAAAAAAAATATTTGAAGAAAATAATCAAGAAGGTTGGACCGATATTTTCAACAAGTGCTAATTTTTCAAAAAATGATTATGTTGAAGATAAAGAGATATTTGAGAGTTTAGGAATAAAAATTGAAAAGGTGTTTTATTCTAAAAAGCTTAATAATAGGCCCTCTACAATAATAAATTTTATAGATAAGTCTAAAAAAAGATAA